Proteins from one Nerophis lumbriciformis linkage group LG16, RoL_Nlum_v2.1, whole genome shotgun sequence genomic window:
- the kdm4c gene encoding lysine-specific demethylase 4C isoform X5 — MAEAEAYTPANPTCKIMTFRPTMEEFKDFNKYLVYMESQGAHRAGLAKVIPPKGWKPRRTYDDIDDLMIDAPIQQMMAGQSGLFTQYNIQKKPLSVQEFRRLANSDMYCTPRYLNYEDLERKYWKNLTFVSPIYGADVGGSLYDQDVEEWNIGHLNSILDLIEEDSGVSIQGVNTPYLYFGMWKTTFSWHTEDMDLYSINYLHFGEPKSWYAIPPEHGKRLERLATGFFPNSFKGCEAFLRHKMTLISPSVLKKYGIPFDKMTQEAGEFMVTFPYGYHAGFNHGFNCAESTNFATLRWIDYGKNATQCTCSKDMVKISMEPFVKRFQPDRYGSWMLGKDPTAIDHTLATPSTTPELQSWLQRRCRTKSSNKSTCHSRMRSKRLRTTEEPVALDDGSKRKGLCGPPGPKLRRPVGETACGSEEEHKGGGRETKGSFQLPGRCRQMCVVKVNRVQSNTLGFSNTDLKICQPGPASTAKQDLKAETTTDNDPQHLSSSEPRSPEGLRDWCEPTQMHIGVNKSTCCSPEPQDLLISQDFSTRDTGLMSSKTSTEIGMGSDASNPLSSPEPNINKGSEKSYSLDQKHIHQEPKPEERDRRASRVLPPSLGTGEENVCPPMLQRSAGEMPHLTPEPADMFGISHLPPVLTQEMPSLTPAEDRPPDVPKSSLRTHRFAPVLQRETPAPSSQEAQPEKSDARVCEDRSGSNLSCKTSAFMSKTDAEKHNFGESSTSYQRSGSVDPQMEPHCVLAEVARSEQEPTQTQSAFSQSSVGPGVTDLSSNNYSQLQAHCASPGPHTDLNDDPSSIWSNFHSQNPAVLIQSLHPSQPSVFTHDAIPYTLWAESQCKEVTHLEDPGKDLHERQKGDSGPFTWAQLEPTSLASVGAAEDVDFGEGSPSGEERRRVLMGDFDGVVSPLLMDGGLQHGASDMEEGGSDIEDENRSSADGEGSSDSSDESDSSRFDCDESSLEPGEVCAYPALTAKRTTKSWRHPLRKPTARAVPTAVKHQAVSDDERVAPSQESFAFRGGWQ; from the exons atggcggaagcagaggCGTACACCCCTGCCAACCCCACCTGCAAGATCATGACCTTCAGGCCCaccatggaggagttcaaggacttcAACAAGTACTTGGTTTACATGGAGTCTCAGGGCGCACACCGTGCAGGTCTGGCTAAG GTGATTCCTCCCAAAGGCTGGAAGCCTCGCCGTACTTACGACGACATCGACGACCTGATGATCGACGCCCCCATCCAGCAGATGATGGCCGGCCAGTCGGGGCTCTTCACTCAGTACAACATCCAGAAGAAGCCACTCAGCGTGCAGGAGTTCAGGAGACTGGCTAACAGTGACAT GTACTGTACACCTCGCTACCTAAACTATGAAGATCTGGAGCGTAAATACTGGAAGAACCTCACCTTTGTGTCCCCTATCTATGGAGCTGATGTCGGCGGCAGCCTCTACGACCAG GACGTGGAGGAATGGAACATTGGTCACCTCAACTCCATCTTGGACCTCATCGAAGAGGACAGTGGGGTGTCCATCCAGGGGGTCAACACGCCGTATCTGTACTTTGGCATGTGGAAAACAACTTTCTCCTGGCACACAGAGGATATGGACCTCTACAGCATCAACTACCTTCATTTTGGCGAGCCCAAGTCCTG GTATGCCATCCCCCCAGAGCATGGGAAAAGACTGGAACGTCTGGCTACTG GTTTCTTCCCGAATAGCTTCAAGGGATGTGAGGCTTTCCTCCGTCACAAGATGACTCTCATCTCTCCCTCCGTGCTGAAGAAGTACGGCATTCCCTTTGATAAG ATGACGCAGGAGGCGGGAGAGTTCATGGTCACCTTCCCCTACGGCTACCACGCCGGCTTCAACCACGGCTTCAACTGTGCCGAGTCCACAAACTTTGCAACTCTACGCTGGATAGACTACGGCAAAAATGCCACGCAG TGTACTTGCAGTAAGGACATGGTGAAAATATCCATGGAGCCGTTTGTCAAGCGCTTTCAGCCTGACCGCTATGGCAGCTGGATGCTGGGCAAAGATCCCACGGCCATTGACCACACGCTCGCCACTCCCAGTACCACACCTGAGCTGCAGAGCTGGTTGCAGAGGCGGTGCAGGACTAAGTCCTCCAATAAAAG CACCTGCCACTCCCGCATGCGCTCCAAGCGTCTGAGAACCACAGAGGAGCCCGTGGCCCTGGATGACGGCAGCAAGAGGAAGGGCCTGTGTGGTCCCCCCGGGCCCAAACTGCGACGGCCTGTGGGAGAAACAGCCTGCGGGTCCGAGGAGGAGCACAAAGGCGGAGGAAGGGAGACAAAAGGCTCTTTTCAGCTTCCTG GTCGCTGCAGGCAGATGTGTGTGGTCAAGGTCAACCGAGTACAGAGCAACACTTTGGGCTTCTCTAACACCGATCTCAAAATCTGTCAGCCTGGTCCTGCCTCCACAGCAAAGCAGGACTTGAAGGCCGAGACTACCACTGATAATGACCCTCAACACCTCTCCAGCTCGGAACCTCGGTCTCCTGAAGGACTCAGAGATTGGTGTGAGCCAACTCAAATGCACATAGGAGTCAACAAGTCGACGTGTTGCTCTCCTGAACCGCAAGACCTCTTAATTTCTCAGGACTTCTCAACTCGGGACACTGGACTCATGTCCTCAAAAACCTCCACCGAGATAGGAATGGGATCTGACGCATCAAACCCTTTGAGTAGCCCAGAACCAAACATTAACAAGGGATCGGAGAAGTCCTACTCGCTTGACCAAAAACATATCCACCAGGAACCTAAACCGGAGGAGCGAGATCGTCGCGCATCACGTGTCCTTCCCCCGTCTTTAGGAACAGGCGAGGAGAACGTTTGCCCTCCAATGCTACAAAGGAGTGCCGGGGAAATGCCCCACCTCACCCCGGAGCCGGCAGATATGTTTGGCATCAGCCATCTCCCGCCAGTCTTGACCCAAGAGATGCCCTCCCTCACACCAGCCGAGGACAGGCCACCTGACGTCCCAAAGTCCAGCCTGCGCACCCACCGCTTTGCACCTGTGCTGCAGCGGGAGACCCCCGCTCCGTCCTCCCAGGAAGCCCAGCCGGAAAAGAGCGACGCCAGAGTTTGTGAAGACAGATCAGGTAGTAACCTGTCTTGCAAAACTAGTGCATTCATGTCAAAAACTGATGCGGAAAAGCACAACTTTGGAGAGAGTAGCACCTCTTACCAGCGATCTGGGAGCGTTGACCCCCAAATGGAGCCGCATTGCGTCTTAGCGGAGGTAGCAAGGAGCGAGCAGGAGCCAACACAAACACAAAGTGCATTCAGTCAGAGCAGTGTTGGCCCTGGTGTGACAGATCTGTCAAGTAACAATTACTCCCAATTACAAGCCCACTGTGCTTCCCCCGGCCCACACACAGACCTCAACGATGACCCCAGCAGCATTTGGAGTAACTTCCACTCTCAGAATCCTGCGGTTCTTATCCAAAGCCTCCATCCAAGCCAACCCTCCGTCTTCACCCACGACGCCATACCTTACACTTTGTGGGCCGAATCTCAGTGCAAAGAGGTCACGCACCTCGAAGACCCAGGCAAAGACCTCCACGAGAGGCAAAAGGGAGACAGCGGACCTTTCACCTGGGCCCAGCTGGAGCCCACCTCGCTCGCCTCGGTCGGTGCTGCTGAGGATGTGGACTTTGGCGAAGGTTCCCCGAGCGGTGAAGAGAGACGACGGGTGCTGATGGGCGACTTTGATGGCGTTGTTTCGCCTCTACTCATGGACGGAGGACTGCAGCATGGGGCGTCTGACATGGAGGAAGGGGGGTCGGATATAGAGGACGAGAACCGGAGTAGCGCCGACGGGGAAGGCAGCAGCGACTCATCTGATGAAAGTGATTCCAGTCGCTTCGATTGTGATGAATCAAGCTTGGAACCTGGAGAGGTTTGTGCT TACCCTGCCCTGACTGCCAAGAGGACCACTAAGAGCTGGCGGCACCCACTCAGGAAACCCACCGCAAGGGCTGTACCCACCGCGGTGAAACATCAGGCTGTCAGCGATGATG AGCGGGTGGCACCCAGCCAGGAGTCGTTTGCCTTCCGTGGAGGATGGCAATGA
- the kdm4c gene encoding lysine-specific demethylase 4C isoform X6, with amino-acid sequence MAEAEAYTPANPTCKIMTFRPTMEEFKDFNKYLVYMESQGAHRAGLAKVIPPKGWKPRRTYDDIDDLMIDAPIQQMMAGQSGLFTQYNIQKKPLSVQEFRRLANSDMYCTPRYLNYEDLERKYWKNLTFVSPIYGADVGGSLYDQDVEEWNIGHLNSILDLIEEDSGVSIQGVNTPYLYFGMWKTTFSWHTEDMDLYSINYLHFGEPKSWYAIPPEHGKRLERLATGFFPNSFKGCEAFLRHKMTLISPSVLKKYGIPFDKMTQEAGEFMVTFPYGYHAGFNHGFNCAESTNFATLRWIDYGKNATQCTCSKDMVKISMEPFVKRFQPDRYGSWMLGKDPTAIDHTLATPSTTPELQSWLQRRCRTKSSNKSTCHSRMRSKRLRTTEEPVALDDGSKRKGLCGPPGPKLRRPVGETACGSEEEHKGGGRETKGSFQLPGRCRQMCVVKVNRVQSNTLGFSNTDLKICQPGPASTAKQDLKAETTTDNDPQHLSSSEPRSPEGLRDWCEPTQMHIGVNKSTCCSPEPQDLLISQDFSTRDTGLMSSKTSTEIGMGSDASNPLSSPEPNINKGSEKSYSLDQKHIHQEPKPEERDRRASRVLPPSLGTGEENVCPPMLQRSAGEMPHLTPEPADMFGISHLPPVLTQEMPSLTPAEDRPPDVPKSSLRTHRFAPVLQRETPAPSSQEAQPEKSDARVCEDRSGSNLSCKTSAFMSKTDAEKHNFGESSTSYQRSGSVDPQMEPHCVLAEVARSEQEPTQTQSAFSQSSVGPGVTDLSSNNYSQLQAHCASPGPHTDLNDDPSSIWSNFHSQNPAVLIQSLHPSQPSVFTHDAIPYTLWAESQCKEVTHLEDPGKDLHERQKGDSGPFTWAQLEPTSLASVGAAEDVDFGEGSPSGEERRRVLMGDFDGVVSPLLMDGGLQHGASDMEEGGSDIEDENRSSADGEGSSDSSDESDSSRFDCDESSLEPGEYPALTAKRTTKSWRHPLRKPTARAVPTAVKHQAVSDDERVAPSQESFAFRGGWQ; translated from the exons atggcggaagcagaggCGTACACCCCTGCCAACCCCACCTGCAAGATCATGACCTTCAGGCCCaccatggaggagttcaaggacttcAACAAGTACTTGGTTTACATGGAGTCTCAGGGCGCACACCGTGCAGGTCTGGCTAAG GTGATTCCTCCCAAAGGCTGGAAGCCTCGCCGTACTTACGACGACATCGACGACCTGATGATCGACGCCCCCATCCAGCAGATGATGGCCGGCCAGTCGGGGCTCTTCACTCAGTACAACATCCAGAAGAAGCCACTCAGCGTGCAGGAGTTCAGGAGACTGGCTAACAGTGACAT GTACTGTACACCTCGCTACCTAAACTATGAAGATCTGGAGCGTAAATACTGGAAGAACCTCACCTTTGTGTCCCCTATCTATGGAGCTGATGTCGGCGGCAGCCTCTACGACCAG GACGTGGAGGAATGGAACATTGGTCACCTCAACTCCATCTTGGACCTCATCGAAGAGGACAGTGGGGTGTCCATCCAGGGGGTCAACACGCCGTATCTGTACTTTGGCATGTGGAAAACAACTTTCTCCTGGCACACAGAGGATATGGACCTCTACAGCATCAACTACCTTCATTTTGGCGAGCCCAAGTCCTG GTATGCCATCCCCCCAGAGCATGGGAAAAGACTGGAACGTCTGGCTACTG GTTTCTTCCCGAATAGCTTCAAGGGATGTGAGGCTTTCCTCCGTCACAAGATGACTCTCATCTCTCCCTCCGTGCTGAAGAAGTACGGCATTCCCTTTGATAAG ATGACGCAGGAGGCGGGAGAGTTCATGGTCACCTTCCCCTACGGCTACCACGCCGGCTTCAACCACGGCTTCAACTGTGCCGAGTCCACAAACTTTGCAACTCTACGCTGGATAGACTACGGCAAAAATGCCACGCAG TGTACTTGCAGTAAGGACATGGTGAAAATATCCATGGAGCCGTTTGTCAAGCGCTTTCAGCCTGACCGCTATGGCAGCTGGATGCTGGGCAAAGATCCCACGGCCATTGACCACACGCTCGCCACTCCCAGTACCACACCTGAGCTGCAGAGCTGGTTGCAGAGGCGGTGCAGGACTAAGTCCTCCAATAAAAG CACCTGCCACTCCCGCATGCGCTCCAAGCGTCTGAGAACCACAGAGGAGCCCGTGGCCCTGGATGACGGCAGCAAGAGGAAGGGCCTGTGTGGTCCCCCCGGGCCCAAACTGCGACGGCCTGTGGGAGAAACAGCCTGCGGGTCCGAGGAGGAGCACAAAGGCGGAGGAAGGGAGACAAAAGGCTCTTTTCAGCTTCCTG GTCGCTGCAGGCAGATGTGTGTGGTCAAGGTCAACCGAGTACAGAGCAACACTTTGGGCTTCTCTAACACCGATCTCAAAATCTGTCAGCCTGGTCCTGCCTCCACAGCAAAGCAGGACTTGAAGGCCGAGACTACCACTGATAATGACCCTCAACACCTCTCCAGCTCGGAACCTCGGTCTCCTGAAGGACTCAGAGATTGGTGTGAGCCAACTCAAATGCACATAGGAGTCAACAAGTCGACGTGTTGCTCTCCTGAACCGCAAGACCTCTTAATTTCTCAGGACTTCTCAACTCGGGACACTGGACTCATGTCCTCAAAAACCTCCACCGAGATAGGAATGGGATCTGACGCATCAAACCCTTTGAGTAGCCCAGAACCAAACATTAACAAGGGATCGGAGAAGTCCTACTCGCTTGACCAAAAACATATCCACCAGGAACCTAAACCGGAGGAGCGAGATCGTCGCGCATCACGTGTCCTTCCCCCGTCTTTAGGAACAGGCGAGGAGAACGTTTGCCCTCCAATGCTACAAAGGAGTGCCGGGGAAATGCCCCACCTCACCCCGGAGCCGGCAGATATGTTTGGCATCAGCCATCTCCCGCCAGTCTTGACCCAAGAGATGCCCTCCCTCACACCAGCCGAGGACAGGCCACCTGACGTCCCAAAGTCCAGCCTGCGCACCCACCGCTTTGCACCTGTGCTGCAGCGGGAGACCCCCGCTCCGTCCTCCCAGGAAGCCCAGCCGGAAAAGAGCGACGCCAGAGTTTGTGAAGACAGATCAGGTAGTAACCTGTCTTGCAAAACTAGTGCATTCATGTCAAAAACTGATGCGGAAAAGCACAACTTTGGAGAGAGTAGCACCTCTTACCAGCGATCTGGGAGCGTTGACCCCCAAATGGAGCCGCATTGCGTCTTAGCGGAGGTAGCAAGGAGCGAGCAGGAGCCAACACAAACACAAAGTGCATTCAGTCAGAGCAGTGTTGGCCCTGGTGTGACAGATCTGTCAAGTAACAATTACTCCCAATTACAAGCCCACTGTGCTTCCCCCGGCCCACACACAGACCTCAACGATGACCCCAGCAGCATTTGGAGTAACTTCCACTCTCAGAATCCTGCGGTTCTTATCCAAAGCCTCCATCCAAGCCAACCCTCCGTCTTCACCCACGACGCCATACCTTACACTTTGTGGGCCGAATCTCAGTGCAAAGAGGTCACGCACCTCGAAGACCCAGGCAAAGACCTCCACGAGAGGCAAAAGGGAGACAGCGGACCTTTCACCTGGGCCCAGCTGGAGCCCACCTCGCTCGCCTCGGTCGGTGCTGCTGAGGATGTGGACTTTGGCGAAGGTTCCCCGAGCGGTGAAGAGAGACGACGGGTGCTGATGGGCGACTTTGATGGCGTTGTTTCGCCTCTACTCATGGACGGAGGACTGCAGCATGGGGCGTCTGACATGGAGGAAGGGGGGTCGGATATAGAGGACGAGAACCGGAGTAGCGCCGACGGGGAAGGCAGCAGCGACTCATCTGATGAAAGTGATTCCAGTCGCTTCGATTGTGATGAATCAAGCTTGGAACCTGGAGAG TACCCTGCCCTGACTGCCAAGAGGACCACTAAGAGCTGGCGGCACCCACTCAGGAAACCCACCGCAAGGGCTGTACCCACCGCGGTGAAACATCAGGCTGTCAGCGATGATG AGCGGGTGGCACCCAGCCAGGAGTCGTTTGCCTTCCGTGGAGGATGGCAATGA